GAAGGTATGAGAAAGCTTCGCGGGGATCAGACGCAGCCACCCGAGTGGATGTTCGAGGATGCGCCGGCGCGCGGCAGCGCCGAAGCAGGCATCCTTCGCCGCCTCAGCCCACACCTCTCTGCATTCCACGGGGAAACCCACATCCTCGACCGAGAGCCATGCCCCCGTCGCCTTCTCGCCGGAACCAATCAACAGGTTCCACCCCCCGTTGGCGCTCACCCAAACGCAGCGGTCCATTTTCTCACAGTTACGCGCGGTCCATGGGAGAGTGACGCATAGTGCGCTGATGCCCACGACGGCCCCGGCAATCAGACGCCGCCAACCCCGCGCGCGCGAAGCGAGTAACCCATAAAGCGGTGCGAGCACGATGACCTGAGGGCGAACCAGCGTGAGCACGCCAAGGAACACCCCGAGCGCGATAGCTCCCCAAGCTCGCCGGCGCCCAAGCCGCGTCCGCGCCAAGCCCGCCAGCAGGAGTATCCCCGACGCCACCACCCCTTCGGTCATGAGCGCGGGTGTGTAGAACACCAGACTCGGGTGGCACGCTAGCGCGACGCCACCAAGCCATGCCCCGCGCTGCGATCCTGACTCGAGGAGGAGACGTGCGCCCGCCCAGGCTGCTCCGGCGCCCAAGACGGCGTTGAAGACCATTGCAACCCAAGGCCGCGGGCCGAAAAGCCAGTAGAGGGCGCCGACCAATGCGGGATATCCCACCGGATAGTGAGCTGCGTAGGTGACGGTCCCATCGGGCCAGGCCCAAGTGTAGCCTTGTGCGGAGGCGATTCGCTCGGCGACGACCTGGTAGAACGATCCGTCCGCCGCGGGTGGGAAGCGACCGGCAGCCCACACAACAACCACGAGTCTGATGAGGAGCGCGAGCGCAAAACACCCCCACGCTGGGCTCTTGAGCAGCTTCATGCGGGGAAGTCTTCGATCACGCCAAGCCGCTCAAGATCCTCGACCAACGCGCAGACCGGCAGTCCGACAACGTTGGAATAGGACCCGCGAATCCCCGAGACCAAGTACGCGCCAATGCCCTGAATCGCGTAGGCGCCCGCCTTGTCCAGGCCTTCCTCGGTCCCCGCATAGCTGAGCAGCGACTTCGACGAGCAGTGGCGGAAGGCAACCCAGGTCGTTTCCGTACGACAACAAATCGGCTCGAGGCTCGTCGTGTACCATGCGAGGCGATAGCACGTCATCACGCGGTGCTCGCGACCGACGAGCTTGAGGAGCATTTCGTGCGCCTGAGCCACGTCCGCCGGCTTACCCAGGATGGTCTCTTCGCAGACGACGCTGGTATCGGCGACCAAGAGCAGTCGGCGCTCACCAGCGGCCAGGCTGCGCGCAACCGCCTCGAGCTTGAGTTGGCTCACTCGCTCCAGGTACGCCTCCGCGCTTTCGCCGTCCCAGACACTTTCGTCGACGTCCGCCGGAGAGACCTCGAACGAGAGACCCACCCCGCGGAGTAGCTCAGCTCTCCTGGGTGAAGCGGATCCTAGGATCAGGTTCAAGGCACGATTCATGGCGTGCTGCGCGTACGCCAGGATGCGCAACATGACAACCCGTGCGCGGAGTTCCTAAGCGGAAGCCTGGAGCTAAACCGCTTGCGAGTGGGCAGAGCCCAAGTCGCGATGGTAGTGTCGAGTACCTCCGACCCCGATGCATCGTTCAGTCCAGCGCGCCCCGCGCGTGCGTCGCTTGGCGCATCAGCTCCTTGTCTCCGTCGGCGCATTCGCGCTGGTAAGCCTGACTCGCCCCGCGCTCAGCAGTGCCGCTGAGTGTGACGCGATTGAGTCCCCTTGCGTCCCCGCGTCACCGCTCTGGACCCGGGCCGGCCAGTCCCGGTGGTTGACCGTGCCGAGTCCAGAACTCGCCCGGCCTGGCGAGCTCTCTCTGAATTTGACCAGCGACTACACGTACAAGCCTCTGCTGCTCAAGGTGCCCTCTCCGGATCCTGAGGGGCGGGAGATCCGGCTCGTGCATCACCGAGTCTCGACGACCGTCGGCGCGCGGTACGCCCCTAGCGAAGGCGTTGAGCTGGGCTTAGCCGTCCCACTCGTCGTGTACCAAACCGGTGCTGGGACCAAAGCCATCACTGACCGCGACGCCGACCCCATCGCAACGACTGCGCTCGTTGATCCGCGCCTGGAGGGACGCTATCGCCTCTGGGAGGGTGAGCCTGGCAACCTCGACGCCGGCGCCATCGTAGTATTTCCGCTCGGCAATCAAGATGCCCACGCAGGCGAGCCGAGCCTCGTCTTTGCCCCCGAGCTAATTTGGGGAGTCCGCGTTGGAGCCTTCAGCCTGGGCGCGGAGGTGGGAGTGCGACTACGCAAAAGTGTGGACCTGGGTAACGCCAGCTACGGCAGCCAGCTTTCTGTTGCGCTCGCTGCCGACGCCGAACTGTTGGAGCGCTGGCTCAGTCTCGCCGCTGAGGCGCAGCTCCTGAGCGGATTTGCCCCACGCACGACACAACTCGACCCGAGCACCCGGACCAGCCACCTGGAGCGCCCCGCGGAATGGCTGGCAGGCGTACGCAGTGAGCCCATATCGCGCCTGCAGTTGAGCCTCTTGGCGGGCACCGCACTGCCCCTTGGCAGCGAGACGTCCGGCAACGCTAGTGAGTCGTTTGCGAGTCTGGGTGCGGCGCGCTTCCACGGCGTGTTCGATCTGCGCTACCGCTTTCAATAGTAGTATTCTTACCGCACGGAAGCGCTCTGTTTCAACCGCTCACGACGCTAGACCGAAACCGCGCCCCCTCCGACCAACGGCTTGGAACACGTGCCTCCGTCCGCGCCACGGCTAGAAAACCCGCTGCGGCACGTAAATTCGATCTCCGGCCTGCAGCGGAATGTCTGGTGCGGTTCCCTCGGTGATCGCCTCAGCTGAGACAACAACGGTTACGTCGCCGCCCTTTTTTCTTTGCCGGGTCAGTCGCAGCTGATCGAGCTTGGCGATGCTGTTGAATCCGCCGGCTTGGGACACGGCTTGAATCAGCGTCAACCCGGGTTGATAGGGGAAGCTACCCGGCTTCTGAACTTCGCCGAGCACCGTCACCTTGCGACTGTTGTACGCCTCGACCCGCACGATGACGACGGGCTTCTGCAGGATCTTGCGCCCCTTAAGCTCCTTGGTAACGAGCTTGGCGACTTCTTGGGGCTCGAGACCGCCGACCTCCAAGCGCTCCAAGTAGGGCAACGCCACCGTGCCGTCAGAAGCGATTTGGTACTCTTCGGGCAGATCCTTCTCGCCAACGATCTGCATCTTGAAGACGTCGCCCGGCCCGAGTTGGCTCGATTCCTCGACCGGAGGCAGCGTCCCCCGAACCGCCGGCCCTGAACTCCCGCATCCCACGAAGAAAAGGGATACACAAAACAGCCAGACGACGAGCGGACGCATGTGGCTCGAGATGCTGGCCACCGGACGCACGTTCATATCCGCGTCACATGAACCAGCGCGCCCCGAGCCAAACCTCGTAGCGACTGAACTTCAAGTTGTCGGTCCCAGCGGTTGGGTCTTCCGAAATCGGGACGCGGTTCTCGCTTAGGTTGGCGTTGTAACGCAGCGTCGCGTTCAGCCCGAAACTATCGCTGGTTCGATATTCGCCGAAGATTGAGGCGTCCACGCGATTCTCGGTGAAGCTGCCGAAACGCAAGGCACTGCTCTGGAAGAAGGAGTCGGGGTAAGTGACGTGTGACACACCACCCTCGACGGCCACGACCACCGATCCCCCCAGGAAGTAGTCGAAACGCAGATACCCGCGATCAAGCTGATAGTAGTCACCGAGGTAGCTATTGCGGAAATCTCGCAGGTACCCCACGGCAACGGACGACAGGCCAACACCGGCTGAAGTCGCCTCGAGGTCTGGCTGTGGTGTCACAAACCACTTCAGTTCGCCTTGGGCGATCAGGCTGTCGAAGTCTTGAACCGGTTTCCCGTCCCGGGATTCGTAGAACGAGGCGCCCCAGCCAACCAGCGCGAGCAACGCGAAACGATTCGTCACCAAACCGTTCACCCCGACCCGCGCCCGAACCGGCGTCGAATTCTGCTGCCCAGTGTCTTTGGTGTAACGGAGGAAGCCGAACGACGCGTCATACATCAACGCGGTTCGAGGCAGGAAGCGCCAGCGCCCGCGCGTCTTGATGCTGTGTTGCTGGTTGTTGAATTCGGTAAACGAGTCCTGTTCAAACAGCGTTGTCTCGAACTCGTAGCCAAGACGCCAATCGAACAGCCCACCTCCTGGACGCCAGATCACGCCTGCCCCAGCCCGGATGGTATCTCGGTCAAACGCCAAGTTCGTGTCCGGAGAGTTGGACGGCTGGATCAGGCGTACGTAGTCGGCAAATACATCCCCACCCCAAGGACGCGTCGGAGCGATATCCAGCTTGAGACCCGCCCCGATGCTGACGTGCCTTTGGTCGGCGACCTGATCACTGTTGGCGCTATCCGCGGCGATCAACTCGTTGTAGCTGGCGGAGACGTTCGCCCGGAAGGCAAGCGAACGATTCTTGGCATCAGGAGCGCGCTGGGCCCCAAGCGTGCTCAACGACAACGACGGCGTGATTCGTAGGCGGTATGCTGCGATCTCCGGCTCTCCCGACTCCCCTGAGGCTTGGAAGTAGTTGGAGTCGTAGCCCAGCTCGCCCGCGATTCCGGGATGAAGCTCCAGGTCACCAGTTCGAATACCCGGTCCCTCGCCCAACCGGCGATCGGCAAGCCAGGGCTGCGATTGAGCCCCCGCAACACCAGTCGCCAAGGAAGCGGCACACAGCGTGGCCGCAGCAAAGATCTTCTTCATCAGATTACGTCCGAATAGCCTGCAGTATGAGAGTCAGCCTGGGGAGGGAGAGAAGCTCTCACGAATCAGGGCTGCTGACGACAGGAGGCGTACTGATGAGCGGATCGTCGGGATACTCTGATGGATCCGTGTCGGCAATGTTCGGGTCGATGGTGAGCTTCACGTCCGTCTCTCCGACGAATCCAGCTTCATCCCCAACGCACTGGTTCGCTTCAGCTGCCAAGGAGCGACCGCGATCGCGTAGTACGCCAAGCACGGAGAACTCATGCTTCGCGCGGTCAGCGTCCTTGCGCTCGGCGGCGGTTTTTAGGCTGCCCTGGCGCTCCTTGAACGAGCGAACTGCGACGTCCACCTGGTTGAGCTTGTCGTCCAAACAGAGCACCTTCACGACGTCGCGGGCTTGGCGCGCCGTTTCGAGCTGCTTACGGATCGTGGTCGCGGTGCGTTCCATCTCTCCCAAGTACTGGTCAGCACGTTTGACCTGCTCCTCGGGGGAGAGATTCAGGTCCTCCTGAGAAGTGACGTCCACGGGGGTGGGCGCGCCACCGTTACCGGTCTGAGCAACCGCGACACCCCAGCCGCCAACCATCAAGGCGGCGATAAGGAAACCGATCTTCCTCTTGTAACTTCTCATCAAGACCCCGCCTCCCTCCTCAAGTCCCAAACTCCTGCGAGCCTGGGCGAAGCATGACCACCGCGCGTGCGCGATTGCCTACCGATACAAGCGAGTGCGGCCGAGTATATGAGCCGTCTCCAGAGGTGTCAACGACACCCACATCGCCGATTTGACAGGAATTCCGCGGCCCTGGGGAGCTAGAGCGGGTCGACTCCAACATGCTGGGTATCAGCACGCTGGAGGTCGGACCGCTTTTTGCGCGTAGTTCCATGTCGTTCATCAAATCCGCGGGCGGCCACCTGCCCGTACTTCATGCTCAGGTGCCTGACAGTACGGGCGAATTCAGCGTGGCTTGATGGGTTGGGCGGATTTGATGCGCCTCAGTTCTGCTTCACGAAGGTGACCGGCACGCTGATGACAGCGCTACCGCCTTCTGGGGGAGAGAACTGGGCGGCGCTGGCGCGAGACTGGACGCAGCTGACGACGGATCCTGGCAAATTGCCGCTCGAAGAGGCCGAGACCCCCTGCACCTCACCGCCTGGGCCCACTCGGATGCTGAGTCGGATGCTTCCCTGCGCATCCGGGTTTTGAGCCAGACCACGCTGGTAGCACGCACGGAAACCAGCGCGCATACCAGCCACTACCCGGCTCGCGTTGCTCACGTTACCGCCTGCAACCGCGGCGCCGCCAACTGCAGCGCTACCGGTTGGCCCCTTCACCTTGCCCCCGGTACCACTGCCTTCTCCGCCAGCTTTGCCGGTTGCGCCAATGGATCCGAGTCCTCCGCCAGAGGCACCGGGGCGTAGCGGGCCGCCCCCCCCAGGGATGCTCAGGCCACCAGGACCGCTGGTGCCAACACCCGCGCCGCTCGCGGCAGCACGGTCCAGGGCGTCGGTGGTCACCTCACCATCTTGGAGCACGCCGGCGGTTGCCGGGCCCTGACCAGCCAGGGCGCCCAAGGTTTGCATCTCGAGCTGCTCCAACTCGTTGGACAGCGCTGCTGCCTCTTTCGCGCTCATGTTGCCACCGCCGGCAGCTTTGCCAGGCGCCTTTTGCCCTGCGGAAGCGGTCTTCTTCTCGGGCTCCTTCGCATCCTTGGTCTCGGTGGGAGTCTCGTCCTCCGGGGTCGGATCCTCGAGCGGGGGCGGAGGGGGTAGGTTTTTCACCGTGTCGATCAAGCCCTGCACATTCACGTTCTCGTCGATGATCGGGTCGAGCCAATCTGAGTAGATCAAGCCGATCGCCATGAGATGCGCGAGAAACGAAAACGCCGCGATCATCGTCGTCGGCCAGTCGATGCTCGTGGCCCCGCGAGTGACGGAAACTGGAAGCTGCGGTCGCGGTTGAACCGGAGGGGGTGCGACGAACTGGAAGAGGAACGTCGTGTCCCCGATCACCACCTTGCCTCGGGAATCCTCGGTAAGGGCGACCTGGTAAGCACCTTGTTGGGTGCGCCTCGCCTGCCCACGTAGAACGTTCAGGTCGCTGATGCCCGTCGGCAGCGCCACGCGACCCGTCATTCCGTCCAGGAAGTTGAGGGCGTACTGATTGCCAACCAGCTCGAATAGCCGGAAGTTCGCTGGGATGTTCCCCACGGCAACGACGAACATGCTGCGCTCGGAAGGGCCCACCGTCACGTGAGTGCGCTGCTTGATGATGCGCTCCTCAATGACGCGTCCGTTTTGAACCAGGCCGATTCGCAGAACCTTGGGGCCGGTCGCCATGACGGCCCGCATCACTGCGGTCATCTGGCCAGGGCGTTGTTGTCCAGGTCCTTGAGCTTGGGGCTGTTGCGTCATCGATTACCTCTCGGGACCCTGAAAGGGTCAGCAGGAAAGCGCGCGTCCGACACAGGCACTTCCTGAAAGTTCCTAGACCAAGAAAAAAATTCCTGAGGACCGTCCCTCTTCTAGCAGAGTCCTTCGCAAACTTTCCTTGCTTTGCGCGAGGTTACCCGGCCTTGGGGGGACGGGTCTAGATTCGTGGGCGTGTCACTCCAAGTACGGGCGAGTGGGGTCGAAAGTTCACTCCAAGCCCTCGTGGTCGAAGCGTTGTCGCGAAACCTCAGCCAACCGGCGCGTCACGTGGCCCCATGCCTCAAGCTGGGCCCGCGCGCGCGTTTGGGCGCTCTTCGCCAGGCCGGTGCACACCAGTCCTCCCGTCACGCCAGCGCAGAGACATATGAGGGCTGTTGTGGGTGTCCCTCCCCCCCGCAAGAACTGAATTAGTTGAACGACGGCGAGCATCCCGCCCCCGGCCAGGGCAATTCGGCTCGCGCTCTTGGCCACTTCGTGAGCCCCGCGGAGTTCGTACTTGAGGTCCCCGACGACGACATTCACTTCAACTACCGCTTGGCGTGGCGTGCGGGCATCGAGCACCGCGTCCAGCAAGTCCCGACCCGGACCCGACGCGACTTGATCGCGCAACTGCGCCAGACGGGGCACGCTGGCGTGCCCAAGGCGATCGCGAAACTCTCGCCCGTCGGCGACGGCGTTCAGCTTGCGGTTTCGAGCGACGGCTGCCCAGATGCACGCAGTCGCGAGCACACAGGCCAGCGCGGCAGACAGCATCAAAATGGGTCGCGGTAGAGCGCCTTCTCGATGCGATCGAGGAATGGCTGACGAAGCTCCGCGAGGGTCAGCTTGGGCTGGATGCGGCTCACATCCACAGCCGCGATGGGCTTCTGCACGCGGCCCACGATGGTCACCTCACTGATGGTGACCACGCGACTCTTTCCCTGCGCAAACGCAGCGCTTGGAACCAGGAGTGCCGATCCCACAAGGACCGTGGTGATGATTCGTTTCATGGCGTCCTCCTAGAAACTTGCAGAGCTGCCCTTCTTGGGCTCCTCTTTGGCTGGGGTCTTGGCGTCACCTGCCTTGGCGTCACCCGCCGCAGGCGCCGCAGGCGCGGCCGGTGGAGGCGGAGGTGGAGCCTTGGCCTCGGCTTCGGCAATTGCCTTCTGGCTCTTCGCCCGCACGATCAGCTCATCCGTGTCATCCGGATCGCCAGGCTGCGCGCGAGGGTGTAGCTCTTTGTACTTCTCGAAGGCCGTGATCGCCTTCTCCGCTGCGGTCTTCTTGTCGACACCCGACATCTGCCCGCCGAAAAGGTAGAGCAGTCCCAGGTTGTAGTAGGTCTTTGCCAAGGTGGGTTCGCGCGACTTCACCACCTCCAGTTCCTTCAGCGCGGCGTCGGGGCGCCCGAGGAGCCGGTACGCATCGCCCAAGTTCAGATGGGCGAGCAGGTTCCGACGGTCGTACTTCAGGGCGCCCTCGAGGAGGCCCGCCGCCTCGACCGCATTGCCAGACTCGAGCATGAACGCCGCGAGGCTGACTCGCGCCTCTACCAGATCGGGGCGCGCGGCGACCGCTTCCTTGAACTCGTCGAGCGCGGCGTTGCGCTTACCCATTTCCCGGAGGATCAAGGCGCGCAGCAAGCGAGCTTCCGCGTTCGCTTTGTCGCGCGGCGGGTTTTCGTCTCCAAACCCATCGAGGATGGCCCGCAAGGTGTAGAGGGCGAGATCCAGTCGACGGTTGCGGTAGTGATCGCGCGCCAGGGTGACCATCGCGGGGCGGTAGTCAGGGTTCCGCTTGAGCGCCATCTGCGCGAGCTTTTGGGCTCCCGCAGAGTCCTTCTGGATACTCTTCAACTCCGCCTGAGCGGCCGGAATCGCCGCGCTCTTCGGCATCGCCGCGGACTTGGACTGCAGGAATGACTCGGCTTCACCAAAGCGCTTCTTGGAAGCGAGCAGCATCGCGTACGCGACGATGGCTGGCTCGTAGTCCTTCACTACATCGATGGCCTTTTGATAGCTGCGGAGCGCGCCGTCTTCGTCGTCGATCCGCTCCTTGACCGCACCGAGCGAGAAGTAGGCACGGTAGGCTTTCGAATCGGCTGAGATAGCAGCCTCGAACTGCTTCTTCGCGGTGTCGAGGTCGCCGTTCTTGAAGGCTTCAAGGCCCGCGTTGTACGCGGACGCCGCGTCGGCGTTCATCTGCGGCCGGTTGGATGCCTCGCCGCTCGATAGGCCGTCGGTCTGGGCGTACTGCGCGCCTTCGGGGGTCGCAACTTGTCCACCACCAACCGCCGAGTTAGGCGGAGGCCCGACAGGGTTCTGCGCCTCGGTCGTGCCTTTCTTGGAGCAACCGATCTGAGCGGTAGCGAGCGCTAGGGCGAGTAGAATTCCGTATCGCATCATTTCCCCCGTCTCAGTTGGCCACCGGGAGCGGCTCGACCATCCCGTTCGCCGCGGGCTCACCCACCACGCCTGGCCTGATTCTGACGAACATGCCTTCGGTGTAGTTCAAGTCCTTCACGCGCGCCGTATAGGCTTTCATCTTCGCCTCACCCACAACGTCCGTGAGGAACGCTAGGCGGCGAATCGCCCGCACGACCTCGGGCTTCGAGATGTTGTAGCGACGCGAAAGCACAACCGATTCGGAGTAACGCACGACGGCAATCTCGTCGGCGCTGTTGAGCTCCTTGTCCCGAGCGTCGCGCCACGCCTGCTGAATCTTGACCCGAATGGCGTCCGCCTTCTCCTGCAGATCCGGGTTGTCGCTCTCCTCGGCGGCTTTCAGCGCCTTCTCTTGAGCGGCGCTGAACATCTTCAGCTCCGGTGGGCGCGTGTTGTAGAGACCGGTACGCAACGAGTCGTAGACCGAGCCCTGGCGCGCCCTGGAGACGATGGTCCAGGTCGGACTGACGTAGGTGTCGATCACCTTCTGTAGCTTGTCGTGCCACGCCTTGGCCTCGGTCGCGTCCTTGCGATACCCCTGGATGACCTCGGTGACGGTGCCCTTGTAGCGATGGTGGCCGGTGTCGTAGTCGAACTTCGACTTGAGGTCGGCGTCGATTTGGACGTATTCGGCTTCCGCCCCCATATCCGCCTCACGACTGCCGAGCGCCGACGACGCGCCGTCTTTCCGCGGGGCAAGTCGATTCCACTTGGCAAATGCCGCTGTCGTGTTCTTCCACCAGGTGGTCTGGTCGCGCTGGCCCGAAGCACGCTTCATGCGCGCGACGTTGAACGCCGCCTCGACGACGTACTGCGCGGCCGCGTCCTGCTTTTGGTAGCGCTTGTAGTAGGTCTCCATGGCCGCCTGTGCCTTGCGGCGTGCGGCGGCGTTTCCACCTTCGTCAGCGCTGAACTCGTCCCACTTCTTCACCTCACTATTCGCGATGATGAAGTCCGCTTCGGCGAGTTCCTTGGGCGAAGCACCTAGCTTGGCGAAGCGATCCTTGGACCGCGCCATCCCGCCTTCGTCGCCAAGGCTGGAGTAGAGGCCGAGCGCCTGCTGCGCCGCCTGCCGGCGATCCTCTGCCTTGAAGTGCTCGATGGTGCTGATCTTGTCGAAGGTCTCCGCGGCCTTCGGGTAGTCGAAGAACAGCACGTACGAGCCTGCGAGCGCGTCGTAAGCCTGCTTGAGGTACTTGACTCGTTCTTCGTACTTCGCTGGCTGGGGGTCCTTCGGCGGCTTCGCCTTTGGATCACCGTCACGCAGCTCTTTCAGCTTCTCGTCGCTGCCGTACTTCGAGATGAACAGCTCGTACATCTCGATGGCCTTGTCGTACTCGCCAACCTGCTTGTACGCGTAGGCACCGTTCATCGCCGCTTCGGGCGCCTCGTCACGTGCCGGAGCTGCATCAAGCGCCGCCTTGTACGCAGCGGCCGCCGCGCGCCACTTCTTGTCGCGCTCGGGACCTGGCGACATCTTCTGAGCTTCCTCGAAGAGCTTCGCGGCGTCCTGGTAGGCCAGCCCAGATTTCACGGGCTGACGGATGTTGTCTTCTGCTGCCTTGGTCTCGGGGTTGTACGCGCAGCTGGGACCTTCGACGAGGCGACGCGACTCCTTGGCGTCGCCCTCGAAGTTCGCCATGCTGATCAGCTTCTCCCACGCCTTGTAGCCCCACTCGTTCTTGCCGCAGAACTGTTCATAGAGCGGCGTGAAGCGCTTGCGAGCTTCGGCGAACTGACCATAGACGAAGAAGTATTCGCCGGCCTGGAAGGCGTAGAGCGGTCCGTTCTTCTCGGGATCTCGATCGATCGAGATGCGGGCGTTGTAGTCCTCGCGGGCTTTGACAGCCTCGAGGATGGGAGCCGGCACCGGCTCCTTCACGACCTTGCGAGAGCTGCCCTCCCCTTCGAACTTCACTTCCTCACGCTTCTCTAGCCCGTCGCTGCCCGAAGAGGCCTCATAGCGTCGGTACAGGTCGTTCAACACCTGCTGGGACAGATCCACGAGGTAGTAAGCCGAGGGCTGGAGGTACTTGTCGTCCTCGTTCGAGTCGCGCACCGCGATCAGTGCCTCCCGCGCAGACGTGACCTCAGCTGGGGTTGGCGTGCGCTGCATGACGACTTGGATGCGCACCACCTGGTAACGCGCGTCCGCTAGCCAGAAACGGCTCTCATACGCGTCCAACGCATTGGGATCTTGCTCTAGGTATGCGCGCCATCCCGTTTCCGCGAGGCGATACTCGGACACAGACTTCTCGAGTAGCCTGACCTGCTCACCTGCATCGCTGAGTTCGCGAGCACGCTCGAACAGCGCACGTCCGTTGTTGGTGTGATCCGCCGCCGCGCGCTTGAGCCCGTTTCGAACCAGGAGCTCCGCCTGCTGCAACGCCTCGGGGTCGTCACGGTTTGCGTCCGTCCACGGCGTCGTACCGACGTAGGCGGCCAGCTTCGTGCGCGCCTCGAGCGCCTTGGCGGCGTACTCGTCGTGGGCTGCCGAGCCTTCAGGCGCGAGCTTCGAGAGCTGGTCGTACAGCTCCGCGACCTTGTTCTGCATCACGGGTGCGTCGCGATCCATCGGGAACTTCTTGAGCGTCAGCTCAAGCGTCGCGATCGCGTTGCGGTTCTGCGTGATCTCGATGAACTCTTGCGCCAGGCTCTTGTAGATCTCGACAGTCCACTTCTTGTCCTGCGGGATGAGCTTGGGGTCTTGAACGCGCTCGATGGCAATCGCCATCTTTGACTCCGCAACCAGCGGATCGGTCTCGAGGTCGAGCACGTCGTTGCGCGGGATGAGCGGGTGCTCTGGAGGCGGCCCCTCCATATCCACGTAGGTGAGTGAGCCGGCGATGTACGTGTACGCTTCCGAGCGGAAATCAGCGCCGGGGTCGCCCGTCTTCTCCTCTTGCTCGTCAGCGTAGTGCAGCAACTTGACGAACTCCTCAACGGCCGTCTTGTAGCGCTGCTGCTTGAAGTAGGTCCAAGCGAGCTTGTAGAGCGCCACGCCATATAGCGGTGGCTTCTCGATCTTCATCGAGTGCTCGTACGCCCGAACGGCTCGGTTCAGATTGTAAGGGCCCCCGTGGGGGTCAATCTGATCGAAGTGGAAGTTGCCAAGCTGCCACCAGACTTCGGCCTCATAGCGGGGCTCCTGCCCTGGCTCGAGCTGTTGCGGCAAACCAGCACAGGAGTCGGGATAGGGATCCCGGAACAGCAGTTCTTCGTCTTCAGGAGCCTTAGCGAGGTTGCCCCGACGTCGCTTGTCCTGATCCAGGGGAACCGGGTTCTTGTTGTACCAGTCGTTCCAGAACTTATCGTCGTGGTCCTGAACGAGTGGCTCGAGCAGGATCTTGGACGCGTCATCGGGGTTGTCTTTGACGTGGTACTTGTTCGCGCAAACCAGGGCGCGCCACGCCTGCTGCCCCTCCTCCATGCGGTTCGCGTCAGTCATCGCATGACCGAGGTAGTAGTACACCGCGGCGGTCTCTTCGTACTGCGGGTACTCGCGGATGATGCGCCGGTAGAGGTTGATCGCCGGGTCGAGGGCCGTCGTTAGATCGGCGTCGAAGTCGACGCGAGCGCGCTCTTCATAGAGCGCGGCGAGACGAAACATCGCGTCCGGCGTTGCAACTGGGTGAGCGTTCTCCCCGCTGTAGCGCGCGATGAACTCCTCGAGGCGCTTGATGGCCTCGTCGCGAGCGGCCGTGAGGTTCTTTTGTTCAATGTCGATCTCACGGTCGAGCGCGCTCAGTACCCGACGACGCCGTTCCTCGTAGTGGTGGCGGACGATCATGGTGAGCGTCTTGCGGTAGCTCTTCGCCCCCTTCTCATACTCCTTGAGCTCATCTTGGAGCATCTTCAGTGCGTCGAGCTGCTCCTTGGACGGCGCAGGAGGCGGTGGCGCCCCCGTCTTGACGGGAACGCCGGTCACCGCAGTCGTCGGAGCTGGTGCGGGCGCGGAGCTTGCGGAACCACTGGCCGAGGCGGAGGGCGGTGCTGAGGACGAGGCTGAGGGCGCCGCCGACGCCGGCGGAGCACTCGCCGAAGTCGAGG
This is a stretch of genomic DNA from Polyangiaceae bacterium. It encodes these proteins:
- the maf gene encoding septum formation protein Maf, whose protein sequence is MNRALNLILGSASPRRAELLRGVGLSFEVSPADVDESVWDGESAEAYLERVSQLKLEAVARSLAAGERRLLLVADTSVVCEETILGKPADVAQAHEMLLKLVGREHRVMTCYRLAWYTTSLEPICCRTETTWVAFRHCSSKSLLSYAGTEEGLDKAGAYAIQGIGAYLVSGIRGSYSNVVGLPVCALVEDLERLGVIEDFPA
- a CDS encoding AgmX/PglI C-terminal domain-containing protein, with translation MTQQPQAQGPGQQRPGQMTAVMRAVMATGPKVLRIGLVQNGRVIEERIIKQRTHVTVGPSERSMFVVAVGNIPANFRLFELVGNQYALNFLDGMTGRVALPTGISDLNVLRGQARRTQQGAYQVALTEDSRGKVVIGDTTFLFQFVAPPPVQPRPQLPVSVTRGATSIDWPTTMIAAFSFLAHLMAIGLIYSDWLDPIIDENVNVQGLIDTVKNLPPPPPLEDPTPEDETPTETKDAKEPEKKTASAGQKAPGKAAGGGNMSAKEAAALSNELEQLEMQTLGALAGQGPATAGVLQDGEVTTDALDRAAASGAGVGTSGPGGLSIPGGGGPLRPGASGGGLGSIGATGKAGGEGSGTGGKVKGPTGSAAVGGAAVAGGNVSNASRVVAGMRAGFRACYQRGLAQNPDAQGSIRLSIRVGPGGEVQGVSASSSGNLPGSVVSCVQSRASAAQFSPPEGGSAVISVPVTFVKQN
- a CDS encoding tetratricopeptide repeat protein, which codes for MRYGILLALALATAQIGCSKKGTTEAQNPVGPPPNSAVGGGQVATPEGAQYAQTDGLSSGEASNRPQMNADAASAYNAGLEAFKNGDLDTAKKQFEAAISADSKAYRAYFSLGAVKERIDDEDGALRSYQKAIDVVKDYEPAIVAYAMLLASKKRFGEAESFLQSKSAAMPKSAAIPAAQAELKSIQKDSAGAQKLAQMALKRNPDYRPAMVTLARDHYRNRRLDLALYTLRAILDGFGDENPPRDKANAEARLLRALILREMGKRNAALDEFKEAVAARPDLVEARVSLAAFMLESGNAVEAAGLLEGALKYDRRNLLAHLNLGDAYRLLGRPDAALKELEVVKSREPTLAKTYYNLGLLYLFGGQMSGVDKKTAAEKAITAFEKYKELHPRAQPGDPDDTDELIVRAKSQKAIAEAEAKAPPPPPPAAPAAPAAGDAKAGDAKTPAKEEPKKGSSASF
- a CDS encoding outer membrane beta-barrel protein, with the translated sequence MKKIFAAATLCAASLATGVAGAQSQPWLADRRLGEGPGIRTGDLELHPGIAGELGYDSNYFQASGESGEPEIAAYRLRITPSLSLSTLGAQRAPDAKNRSLAFRANVSASYNELIAADSANSDQVADQRHVSIGAGLKLDIAPTRPWGGDVFADYVRLIQPSNSPDTNLAFDRDTIRAGAGVIWRPGGGLFDWRLGYEFETTLFEQDSFTEFNNQQHSIKTRGRWRFLPRTALMYDASFGFLRYTKDTGQQNSTPVRARVGVNGLVTNRFALLALVGWGASFYESRDGKPVQDFDSLIAQGELKWFVTPQPDLEATSAGVGLSSVAVGYLRDFRNSYLGDYYQLDRGYLRFDYFLGGSVVVAVEGGVSHVTYPDSFFQSSALRFGSFTENRVDASIFGEYRTSDSFGLNATLRYNANLSENRVPISEDPTAGTDNLKFSRYEVWLGARWFM
- a CDS encoding polysaccharide export protein, which translates into the protein MRPVASISSHMRPLVVWLFCVSLFFVGCGSSGPAVRGTLPPVEESSQLGPGDVFKMQIVGEKDLPEEYQIASDGTVALPYLERLEVGGLEPQEVAKLVTKELKGRKILQKPVVIVRVEAYNSRKVTVLGEVQKPGSFPYQPGLTLIQAVSQAGGFNSIAKLDQLRLTRQRKKGGDVTVVVSAEAITEGTAPDIPLQAGDRIYVPQRVF